From one Asterias amurensis chromosome 14, ASM3211899v1 genomic stretch:
- the LOC139947041 gene encoding beta-4C adrenergic receptor-like, translated as MESTEPQMDQENSNDSTTPGPEESIHPSFSILRCFLLVITTLLILTLNPFYLLILRHVNSIQETTKVFLRAMTIADIGVGISVAIPATISAFLGDWPFGDVVCTLQAAANVFVYCIALFFLLIITVDRYISVVYALRYPSLVTVKRARIAVCCAGGLSTLIPIVNGFITTWETLYLPPALVCEFKLSNQNTSNIYTKVFFTILITFSLLVVFMTYIRLFLISRHHARQIEALNIALGGNQPPQPPPRTNNKSLQTTLFIVLTSFFLNVVPIVCYITLDTDTNSHVEIFYLFFLLLPLLTQSWVNGICYYLSNTDFRQTANRLLKTHYQLCKNHIPFNGNT; from the coding sequence ATGGAATCTACTGAACCTCAGATGGATCAAGAAAACAGCAACGACTCCACAACACCAGGACCTGAGGAGAGCATCCATCCCAGCTTCAGCATCTTAAGATGTTTCCTGCTTGTCATAACAACTCTCCTCATCTTAACACTCAATCCATTCTATCTTCTCATCCTGAGACATGTCAACAGCATCCAAGAAACCACCAAAGTATTCCTGCGAGCCATGACCATTGCCGATATTGGAGTCGGGATTTCAGTTGCCATTCCGGCtacaatttctgcatttttggGGGACTGGCCATTCGGGGATGTAGTCTGTACATTACAAGCAGCGGCTAATGTGTTTGTTTACTGTATAGCTTTATTTTTCCTGCTCATAATCACTGTAGATCGTTACATTTCTGTGGTGTATGCCCTGCGCTACCCTTCACTTGTCACTGTGAAGCGAGCGCGTATTGCAGTCTGTTGTGCAGGGGGACTCAGCACATTAATCCCAATTGTGAATGGTTTCATAACAACATGGGAAACTTTGTATTTGCCTCCTGCATTGGTATGCGAGTTTAAACTTTCAAATCAAAACACTAGTAACATCTACACCAAAGTATTTTTTACCATTTTAATAACATTTAGTCTCCTTGTAGTTTTCATGACCTACATTcgtttatttttaatttcccGCCATCACGCTCGGCAGATAGAAGCTCTAAATATTGCACTCGGTGGTAACCAGCCGCCACAACCTCCCCCAAGAACCAACAATAAGTCTCTTCAAACAACCCTCTTCATAGTTCTGACATCTTTCTTTCTTAATGTCGTACCCATTGTATGCTATATTACTTTAGACACTGATACAAATTCACATGTAGAGATCTTTTATCTGTTCTTTTTGTTGCTGCCCTTGTTGACACAAAGTTGGGTAAACGGAATCTGTTATTATCTGAGTAATACCGACTTTCGTCAGACTGCTAACAGACTCCTGAAAACACACTACCAACTTTGCAAAAACCACATTCCATTCAACGGAAACACTTAA
- the LOC139947042 gene encoding beta-4C adrenergic receptor-like: MESTQPQMDQENSNDSTTQLPSIHPSFSILRCFLLVITTLFILALNPFYLLILRHVNSIQETTKVFLRAMTIADIGVGISVAIPATISAFFNNWPFGEVVCSLQPTAGAISFSLTIFSLLIVTVDRYISVVYALRYPSLVTVKRARIAVCCAGGLSTFIAIMNGFITTWEASYVPALLVCESKHSNQDMLFTQVFSIISVTFNLFIIITTYIRLFLISRHHARRIDVLNIALDGNQPPQPPPRTNNKSLHTTLFIVLTSFFLNVVPIVCFLTVDRDTNSHVEIFYLFFLLLPLLTKSWVNGVCYYLSNTDFRQTSNRLLKTHYKLCKSRILFNRNP, from the coding sequence ATGGAATCTACTCAACCTCAGATGGACCAAGAAAACAGCAACGACTCCACAACACAACTACCTAGCATCCATCCCAGCTTCAGCATCTTAAGATGTTTCCTGCTTGTCATAACAACTCTTTTCATCTTAGCACTCAATCCATTCTATCTTCTCATCCTGAGACATGTCAACAGCATCCAAGAAACCACCAAAGTATTCCTGCGAGCCATGACCATTGCCGATATTGGAGTCGGGATTTCAGTTGCCATTCCGGCtacaatttctgcatttttcAATAATTGGCCATTTGGGGAAGTAGTCTGTTCATTACAACCAACTGCTGGTGCAATTTCTTTCAGTTTAACAATATTTTCCCTGCTGATAGTCACTGTAGATCGTTACATTTCTGTGGTGTATGCCTTGCGCTACCCTTCACTTGTTACTGTCAAGCGAGCGCGTATTGCAGTCTGTTGTGCCGGGGGACTCAGCACATTTATCGCAATTATGAATGGTTTCATAACAACATGGGAAGCTTCTTATGTTCCTGCTTTATTGGTTTGTGAGTCTAAACATTCAAATCAAGACATGTTGTTCACCCAAGTATTTTCCATCATTTCAGTAACGTTTAATctcttcataataataacaacctaCATTcgtttatttttaatttcccGCCATCACGCTCGGCGTATAGACGTTTTAAATATTGCACTCGATGGTAACCAGCCACCACAACCTCCCCCAAGAACCAACAATAAGTCTCTTCATACAACGCTCTTCATAGTTCTGACATCATTCTTTCTTAATGTCGTACCCATTGTATGCTTTCTTACTGTAGACCGTGATACAAATTCACATGTAGAGATCTTTTATCTGTTCTTTTTGTTGCTGCCCTTGTTGACAAAAAGTTGGGTAAATGGAGTCTGTTATTATCTGAGTAATACTGACTTTCGTCAGACGTCTAACAGACTCCTGAAAACACACTACAAACTTTGCAAATCTAGAATTCTCTTCAACAGAAACCCTTAA